One window from the genome of Enterobacteriaceae bacterium Kacie_13 encodes:
- the rcsF gene encoding Rcs stress response system protein RcsF produces the protein MRALPLCLSALLLAGCSLTQHTQPTTTAPVVKEEPKPVKPKPAPVRPAPVKLYKDAEALVGTPFRDLGEVSGESCQSDQNDAPPSLPTARKRMLTRASYMKANAVLLHQCQILGGVPGCFQQAICQGSALNVTFK, from the coding sequence ATGCGTGCTTTACCTCTCTGTTTGTCGGCACTTTTGCTGGCGGGTTGTTCCCTGACTCAACACACACAGCCAACAACCACTGCACCTGTTGTTAAAGAAGAGCCAAAACCCGTTAAACCAAAACCGGCTCCAGTTCGCCCTGCGCCAGTAAAACTGTATAAAGATGCAGAGGCACTGGTCGGCACACCATTCCGTGACTTAGGCGAAGTCTCTGGGGAATCATGTCAGTCCGATCAGAATGACGCTCCGCCGAGCCTGCCCACAGCACGTAAAAGAATGCTGACCCGGGCGTCCTATATGAAAGCCAACGCAGTGCTTTTACATCAGTGCCAGATCCTTGGCGGTGTACCGGGCTGCTTCCAGCAGGCAATTTGTCAGGGCTCTGCCCTGAACGTCACCTTTAAATGA
- the tsaA gene encoding tRNA (N6-threonylcarbamoyladenosine(37)-N6)-methyltransferase TrmO, which yields MTSFSFEQIGTIHSPYKEKFAVPRQPGLIQDGGGELHLHAPYNQPEAIRGLEEFSHLWVMFIFHQTMDGGWRPTVRPPRLGGNARTGVFATRSTFRPNPLGMSLVELKGIHCQGQNVILQLGSLDLVDGTPVIDIKPYLPFAESYPDARAGFAQHAPEADMAVEFLPQAEKQLADHVHQYPHLRRFITQVLGQDPRPAYRKGEATERDYAVRLLEFNVRWRVAGSVNQVLSLDKD from the coding sequence ATGACCTCATTTTCTTTTGAGCAAATAGGGACCATCCATTCGCCCTATAAAGAGAAATTTGCTGTCCCCCGCCAGCCTGGTCTTATTCAGGATGGCGGCGGTGAATTACATTTGCACGCGCCTTATAACCAGCCCGAAGCCATTCGCGGGCTGGAAGAATTCAGCCATCTCTGGGTGATGTTTATTTTTCACCAGACGATGGACGGTGGCTGGCGTCCGACAGTGCGCCCTCCCCGCCTCGGCGGTAACGCGCGAACCGGTGTATTTGCCACACGCTCAACCTTCAGGCCCAATCCGCTAGGGATGTCTTTGGTTGAGCTGAAAGGGATCCACTGTCAGGGGCAAAACGTCATTCTGCAGCTCGGCAGTCTGGATCTGGTCGATGGCACACCGGTGATAGATATCAAACCGTATCTGCCCTTTGCGGAAAGCTACCCGGATGCGCGTGCAGGCTTTGCTCAGCACGCGCCAGAGGCCGATATGGCGGTAGAATTCTTGCCGCAGGCTGAAAAGCAACTGGCCGACCACGTCCATCAGTACCCTCACCTGCGCCGCTTCATCACGCAAGTGCTGGGGCAAGATCCTCGTCCGGCCTATCGCAAGGGCGAAGCCACCGAGCGTGATTACGCCGTTCGCCTGCTTGAGTTTAATGTCCGCTGGCGGGTTGCTGGCTCTGTGAATCAGGTATTGTCGCTCGACAAAGACTAA